Proteins co-encoded in one Halorussus vallis genomic window:
- a CDS encoding homoserine dehydrogenase codes for MKLAILGAGAVGRSVAELAGDYGHTVAALADSTAAAVESDGIDVAAALSRKDAGEAVGSKSPEDALDAEYDALVEATPTTLGDAEPGFGHVRAALERDRHVVLANKGPVAERYADVRALEADSEGTVRFEATVGGAIPVLSTIESYGPETVTAARGVLNGTANFILSRMAAEGLDYEHVLAEAQDLGVAEADPAFDVNGTDAALKCAILANVLGDREYSLDDAEVEGIADLPGTALELAAEDGRTVRLIGEATPDGVRVAPRLVPQNGTLAVSGTRNIVQLDTENAGRLNLSGRGAGGPETASAVLADVNLLE; via the coding sequence GTGAAGTTGGCCATCCTCGGCGCGGGCGCGGTCGGCCGGTCGGTCGCGGAACTGGCGGGCGACTACGGACACACCGTGGCCGCGCTGGCCGACTCGACCGCCGCGGCGGTCGAGTCCGACGGTATCGACGTGGCGGCCGCGCTCTCCCGGAAGGACGCCGGCGAGGCGGTCGGGTCGAAGTCGCCAGAGGACGCCCTCGACGCCGAGTACGACGCGCTGGTCGAGGCGACGCCGACGACGCTGGGCGACGCCGAACCAGGCTTCGGCCACGTCCGGGCGGCCCTGGAACGCGACCGCCACGTCGTGTTGGCGAACAAGGGGCCGGTCGCCGAGCGCTACGCCGACGTGCGCGCGCTCGAAGCCGACAGCGAGGGGACGGTCCGCTTCGAGGCCACGGTGGGCGGGGCGATTCCGGTGCTCTCGACCATCGAGAGCTACGGTCCCGAGACCGTCACCGCGGCCCGCGGCGTGCTCAACGGCACCGCGAACTTCATCCTCTCGCGGATGGCGGCCGAAGGACTGGACTACGAGCACGTCCTCGCGGAGGCCCAGGACCTCGGCGTGGCGGAGGCCGACCCCGCGTTCGACGTCAACGGCACCGACGCGGCGCTGAAGTGCGCCATCCTCGCCAACGTCCTCGGCGACCGGGAGTACTCGCTCGACGACGCCGAGGTCGAGGGCATCGCCGACCTGCCGGGCACCGCGCTCGAACTCGCGGCCGAGGACGGTCGGACGGTTCGACTCATCGGCGAGGCGACCCCCGACGGCGTCCGGGTCGCCCCGCGACTCGTCCCCCAGAACGGGACGCTCGCCGTCTCGGGCACCCGGAATATCGTCCAACTCGACACCGAGAACGCCGGTCGACTGAACCTCAGTGGCCGCGGCGCCGGTGGTCCCGAAACCGCCAGCGCGGTGCTCGCCGACGTGAACCTGCTGGAGTGA
- a CDS encoding DUF7093 family protein: MSFRCSLLGHTYGEAEIEREREEEGTEVVVTVREFQECERCGERRIVTENKEVTAIEAPDTEPEPAGAAGGGAASGTGQSGVASGGVGGTGSATDVTEATAPSVDDEFERPQSAEEDDAIILDDDGDDEDDGSDAGGDDDRQPGEWPEADSTHPAEVDGDGPTPWPDVGQEDEGFDAEVGDGASADVEFGGGLQPESAPEVDENEEVEFVNAEGDTLAARDGSTGGSSTARRSRPELSTGFTSSGSVPAPDGPSEEAEPDAEFVCPNCGHSAPVSGSSMRAGDICPECRKGYIARE; this comes from the coding sequence ATGAGTTTCAGGTGTTCGCTCCTCGGTCACACCTACGGGGAGGCCGAAATCGAGCGCGAACGGGAGGAAGAGGGAACCGAAGTCGTCGTCACAGTGCGCGAGTTCCAGGAGTGCGAGCGCTGTGGCGAACGGCGCATCGTCACCGAGAACAAGGAGGTCACGGCCATCGAGGCGCCCGACACCGAACCGGAACCCGCCGGAGCGGCTGGTGGCGGAGCGGCCTCCGGCACGGGCCAGTCCGGCGTCGCCTCCGGCGGCGTCGGCGGAACCGGCAGCGCGACCGACGTCACGGAAGCGACCGCGCCGTCGGTCGACGACGAGTTCGAGCGCCCACAATCGGCCGAGGAGGACGACGCTATCATCCTGGACGACGACGGCGACGATGAGGACGACGGGAGCGACGCCGGCGGCGACGACGACCGTCAACCGGGCGAGTGGCCCGAGGCCGACTCGACCCACCCCGCGGAGGTCGACGGCGACGGCCCGACCCCGTGGCCCGACGTCGGCCAGGAGGACGAGGGCTTCGACGCAGAGGTCGGCGACGGCGCGAGCGCCGACGTGGAGTTCGGCGGCGGCCTCCAGCCCGAATCGGCTCCCGAGGTCGACGAGAACGAGGAGGTCGAGTTCGTCAACGCCGAGGGCGACACCCTGGCGGCCCGCGACGGGTCGACCGGTGGGTCGTCGACCGCCCGGCGCTCCCGACCCGAACTCTCGACGGGGTTCACCTCCAGCGGGAGCGTCCCGGCCCCCGACGGCCCCTCCGAGGAGGCCGAACCGGACGCCGAGTTCGTCTGCCCGAACTGCGGCCACAGCGCACCCGTCTCCGGGTCGTCGATGCGCGCGGGCGACATCTGCCCGGAGTGCCGAAAGGGCTACATCGCCCGGGAGTGA
- the tuf gene encoding translation elongation factor EF-1 subunit alpha codes for MSEDKPHQNLAIIGHVDHGKSTLVGRLLYETGSVPEHVIEQHKEEAEEKGKGGFEFAYVMDNLAEERERGVTIDIAHQEFDTDDYYFTIVDCPGHRDFVKNMITGASQADNAVLVVAADDGVAPQTQEHVFLARTLGINELIVGINKMDVVDYSEDDYKSVVDEVTQLLKQVQFNTEDASFIPISAFEGDNIAEESENTDWYDGEILLEALNNLDAPEPPTDADLRIPIQDVYTISGIGTVAVGRVETGLLKSGDNVSFQPSNSGGEVKSVEMHHEEVPQAEPGDNVGFNVRGVGKDDIRRGDVCGPADDPPSVAETFQAQIVVMQHPSVITDGYTPVFHAHTAQVACTIESIDKKMDPASGEVAEENPDFIQSGDAAVVTVRPQKPLSIEPSSEIPELGSFAIRDMGQTIAAGKVLSVNEP; via the coding sequence ATGAGCGAAGACAAACCGCACCAGAACCTGGCCATCATCGGCCACGTTGACCACGGAAAGAGCACGCTGGTCGGACGACTCCTCTACGAGACGGGGAGCGTACCCGAGCACGTCATCGAACAGCACAAGGAAGAGGCCGAGGAGAAGGGCAAGGGCGGCTTCGAGTTCGCCTACGTCATGGACAACCTCGCCGAAGAGCGAGAGCGCGGTGTCACCATCGACATCGCCCACCAGGAGTTCGACACCGACGACTACTACTTCACCATCGTCGACTGTCCCGGCCACCGCGACTTCGTGAAGAACATGATCACGGGCGCGTCCCAGGCCGACAACGCCGTGCTCGTGGTCGCCGCCGACGACGGCGTCGCGCCCCAGACACAGGAGCACGTCTTCCTCGCCCGCACGCTCGGCATCAACGAGCTCATCGTGGGCATCAACAAGATGGACGTCGTCGACTACAGCGAGGACGACTACAAGTCGGTCGTCGACGAGGTCACCCAGCTCCTCAAGCAGGTCCAGTTCAACACCGAGGACGCGAGCTTCATCCCGATCTCGGCGTTCGAGGGCGACAACATCGCCGAAGAGTCCGAGAACACGGACTGGTACGACGGCGAGATCCTGCTCGAGGCGCTCAACAACCTCGACGCCCCCGAGCCGCCGACGGACGCCGACCTGCGCATCCCGATTCAGGACGTCTACACCATCTCGGGTATCGGCACCGTCGCGGTCGGCCGCGTCGAGACCGGTCTGCTGAAGTCCGGCGACAACGTCTCGTTCCAGCCCAGCAACTCGGGCGGCGAGGTCAAGTCCGTCGAGATGCACCACGAGGAGGTCCCGCAGGCCGAACCCGGTGACAACGTCGGGTTCAACGTCCGGGGCGTCGGCAAGGACGACATCCGCCGCGGCGACGTCTGTGGCCCCGCCGACGACCCGCCGAGCGTCGCCGAGACGTTCCAGGCCCAGATCGTCGTTATGCAGCACCCGTCGGTCATCACCGACGGCTACACGCCGGTCTTCCACGCCCACACGGCACAGGTCGCGTGTACGATCGAATCCATCGACAAGAAGATGGACCCCGCGAGCGGCGAGGTCGCCGAGGAGAACCCCGACTTCATCCAGTCGGGCGACGCCGCCGTCGTCACGGTCCGACCCCAGAAGCCGCTCAGCATCGAGCCGTCGAGCGAGATTCCGGAGCTCGGCAGCTTCGCCATCCGCGACATGGGTCAGACCATCGCGGCCGGCAAGGTCCTCAGCGTCAACGAGCCGTAA
- the rpsJ gene encoding 30S ribosomal protein S10 produces MQQARVRLAGTSPEDLDDICDDVREIANKTGVSLSGPIPLPTKTLEIPTRKSPDGEGTATWEHWEMRVHKRLIDIDADERALRQLMRIQVPNDVSIEIVLED; encoded by the coding sequence ATGCAGCAAGCACGTGTGCGACTGGCGGGCACCAGTCCCGAAGACCTGGACGACATCTGCGACGATGTCCGCGAAATCGCCAACAAGACCGGCGTTTCGCTCTCGGGACCCATCCCGCTGCCGACGAAGACGCTGGAAATTCCCACCCGCAAGTCCCCCGACGGTGAGGGGACCGCGACGTGGGAACACTGGGAGATGCGCGTCCACAAGCGTCTCATCGACATCGACGCCGACGAACGCGCGCTCCGCCAGCTGATGCGGATTCAGGTACCGAACGACGTCAGCATCGAAATCGTCCTCGAGGACTGA
- a CDS encoding amino acid-binding protein: MSDDAERTDGSGMQAHTVRLELVDEPGELLRALEPIAANRGNLLSVFHERGSLTPRGHIPVEVDFECPPERFDVIVSALRDAGVNVIQSGAERYGEEVTVLLVGHLIETDLSGTLSRIQDDAGAAVEDVSLSATQGTDEVASARLRLAAETGRTGAVLDAVRDVAAEKDLRVVAPLDAEGSA, translated from the coding sequence ATGAGCGACGACGCCGAGCGAACGGACGGGTCGGGCATGCAGGCCCACACCGTTCGGCTCGAACTGGTAGACGAACCCGGGGAACTCCTCCGGGCGCTCGAACCCATCGCGGCCAACCGCGGCAATCTCCTCTCGGTCTTCCACGAGCGAGGCTCGCTGACACCCCGGGGCCACATCCCGGTCGAAGTCGACTTCGAGTGTCCGCCCGAGCGCTTCGACGTCATCGTCTCGGCGCTCCGGGACGCGGGGGTCAACGTCATCCAGTCCGGCGCCGAGCGCTACGGCGAGGAGGTCACCGTGTTGCTGGTCGGCCACCTCATCGAAACCGACCTCTCCGGGACCCTCTCGCGGATTCAGGACGACGCCGGCGCGGCGGTCGAGGACGTCTCGCTGTCGGCCACCCAGGGAACCGACGAGGTGGCCAGCGCTCGGCTCAGGCTCGCGGCCGAAACCGGCCGCACTGGTGCGGTCCTCGACGCGGTGCGGGACGTGGCGGCCGAGAAGGACCTGCGCGTGGTCGCGCCGCTCGACGCGGAGGGGTCGGCGTGA
- a CDS encoding rhomboid family intramembrane serine protease — MSRGRPSPSKRRPRRSGSPTLQTLAIFAVVFAVQSLFRLVAPRLAVGLFALAPPVSVRPWTLLVSVYAHAGIGHLLSNAVVLLLVGFAVERVTTTWRFHGFFAVVGMLAGLAQIAVSGIVGPTPAVLGASGAVFGLLGYLLAGNAVTGAVLQRLPLGGRAKAALLLVVAFGLTLLTAAPGVALVAHFTGFVLGALAGRVHLLRARPET; from the coding sequence GTGAGCCGCGGTCGGCCGAGTCCGTCGAAGCGCAGGCCCCGGCGTTCGGGCAGTCCGACCCTCCAGACGCTGGCGATATTCGCCGTCGTGTTCGCGGTCCAGTCGCTATTCCGACTGGTCGCGCCGCGACTCGCGGTCGGCCTGTTCGCGCTCGCGCCGCCGGTGTCGGTGCGGCCGTGGACCCTGCTGGTCAGCGTCTACGCTCACGCCGGTATCGGCCACTTGCTGTCGAACGCCGTCGTCCTCCTGCTCGTGGGTTTCGCCGTCGAGCGGGTCACCACCACGTGGCGATTCCACGGGTTCTTCGCCGTCGTTGGGATGCTCGCGGGGCTCGCACAGATCGCCGTCTCGGGCATCGTCGGCCCCACTCCGGCGGTCCTCGGCGCGAGCGGCGCGGTGTTCGGCCTGCTCGGCTACCTGCTCGCTGGCAACGCAGTGACCGGTGCGGTCCTCCAGCGACTTCCGCTGGGCGGCCGAGCGAAGGCGGCGTTGCTCCTGGTCGTCGCGTTCGGCCTGACGCTGCTGACGGCCGCCCCGGGCGTCGCGCTGGTCGCGCACTTCACCGGTTTCGTGCTGGGCGCACTCGCGGGCCGTGTTCACCTCTTGCGCGCCCGCCCCGAAACATAA
- a CDS encoding DUF5611 family protein — MKEYKMRRGEHLEDRIPDMKAKIEDYFGEVSGTEEHDGHELYVVEDPDNPVFDKIIAGAAQYSGKKDKLAVHFEERPAEDVIAEGNADAAADAVSKKNNFLLEATGRDAKARRDSMKRQVEDDADKPDGVS; from the coding sequence ATGAAAGAGTACAAAATGCGCCGCGGCGAGCATCTCGAGGATCGCATCCCCGACATGAAGGCGAAGATCGAGGATTACTTCGGCGAAGTCTCGGGTACCGAGGAGCACGACGGCCACGAACTCTACGTGGTCGAAGACCCGGACAACCCCGTCTTCGACAAGATCATCGCCGGCGCCGCCCAGTACAGCGGTAAGAAGGACAAACTCGCGGTCCACTTCGAGGAGCGACCCGCCGAGGACGTCATCGCCGAGGGCAACGCCGACGCCGCCGCCGACGCCGTCAGCAAGAAGAACAATTTCCTGCTCGAAGCCACCGGCCGGGACGCGAAGGCCCGCCGGGACTCGATGAAGCGACAGGTCGAGGACGACGCCGACAAGCCCGACGGCGTCTCGTAA